A DNA window from Tachysurus fulvidraco isolate hzauxx_2018 chromosome 4, HZAU_PFXX_2.0, whole genome shotgun sequence contains the following coding sequences:
- the chchd1 gene encoding coiled-coil-helix-coiled-coil-helix domain-containing protein 1: MAVQSGYVIQEKVARLLSKQLGKPVLKPNKHLALKDEVANRKPKKEEASCVTEMALVMSCWKQNDFNTKLCSNELNVFYRCIEKAQAEARDRAKQQNLSQGGRLLPKQATKLLKRYPNL; this comes from the exons ATGGCAGTGCAAAGCGGATATGTGATACAAGAGAAAGTGGCCAGGTTGCTGAGTAAACAGCTTGGAAAGCCAGTCCTCAAACCCAACAAGCATCTGGCTCTTAAAGATGAAGTCGCCAACCGCAAGCCGAAAAAAGAAG AGGCCTCCTGTGTGACCGAGATGGCATTAGTGATGTCGTGCTGGAAGCAGAATGACTTCAACACCAAGCTCTGCTCTAACGAACTCAATGTGTTCTACAGATGCATAGAGAAAGCCCAG GCAGAGGCCCGCGACAGAGCAAAGCAACAAAATCTTTCTCAGGGAGGGCGGCTTTTACCAAAACAGGCCACCAAGCTGTTGAAGCGGTACCCCAATTTGtga